A genomic window from Tolypothrix sp. PCC 7910 includes:
- a CDS encoding argininosuccinate synthase, translated as MGRAKKVVLAYSGGVDTSVCIPYLKEEWGVEEVITLAADLGQGDELEPVREKALKSGASESLVADVKDSFIKDYAFAAIQANALYENRYPLGTALARPLIAKILVETAEKYGADAIAHGCTGKGNDQVRFDVSCAALNPSLKILAPAREWGMSREQTIAYGERYGIPAPVKKSSPYSIDKNLLGRSIEAGVLEDPAFEPPEEIYEMTKAIANTPDQPEYIEIGFQNGIPTTLNRVAKNPVELIEQLNQLAGNHGIGRIDMIENRLVGIKSREIYESPAMIVLIQAHRDLESLTLTADVSHYKRGIEETYTQLVYNGLWYSPLKAALDGFIQKTQERVSGTVRVKLFKGNATLVGRWSDNSLYTPDLATYGAEDQFDHKAAEGFIYVWGLPTRIWAQQNK; from the coding sequence ATGGGTCGCGCCAAAAAGGTTGTCCTGGCTTATTCTGGGGGAGTTGATACTTCAGTGTGCATTCCTTACCTCAAGGAAGAGTGGGGTGTGGAAGAGGTAATTACGTTAGCAGCAGATCTAGGTCAAGGAGATGAATTAGAACCAGTTCGAGAAAAAGCCTTAAAATCTGGTGCAAGTGAATCTCTGGTGGCTGATGTTAAAGACAGTTTCATCAAAGATTATGCGTTTGCAGCGATTCAAGCTAACGCCCTCTATGAAAATCGTTATCCTTTAGGAACTGCGCTTGCCCGTCCATTAATTGCCAAAATATTAGTAGAAACCGCTGAAAAATACGGTGCTGATGCGATCGCTCACGGTTGCACTGGTAAAGGTAACGATCAGGTACGCTTTGATGTTTCCTGTGCTGCACTCAATCCTAGCCTCAAAATCCTTGCACCCGCACGGGAATGGGGGATGAGTCGGGAGCAAACCATCGCCTATGGTGAACGCTATGGTATTCCCGCGCCTGTGAAAAAATCTTCTCCATACAGTATTGATAAAAATTTGCTCGGTCGTAGCATTGAAGCTGGGGTGCTGGAAGATCCAGCATTTGAACCACCAGAAGAAATTTATGAGATGACTAAAGCGATCGCCAATACTCCCGATCAGCCTGAATATATTGAAATTGGTTTCCAAAACGGGATTCCTACAACTCTCAATAGAGTGGCAAAAAACCCAGTTGAGCTGATTGAACAACTCAATCAACTAGCAGGAAATCACGGGATCGGGCGGATTGATATGATCGAAAACCGCTTGGTGGGTATCAAATCTCGGGAAATCTACGAATCCCCGGCAATGATAGTGTTAATTCAAGCACACCGAGATTTGGAAAGCTTAACTTTAACAGCAGATGTGAGCCACTACAAGCGTGGTATTGAAGAGACTTATACCCAATTAGTCTACAACGGTCTGTGGTACAGCCCTCTGAAAGCAGCCCTAGATGGGTTTATTCAAAAGACACAAGAACGAGTTTCTGGTACTGTACGGGTGAAACTGTTCAAAGGTAATGCTACCTTAGTCGGGCGTTGGAGTGACAATTCACTTTATACCCCTGATTTAGCAACCTACGGTGCTGAAGACCAATTTGATCACAAAGCAGCTGAGGGCTTTATTTACGTTTGGGGTCTACCAACCCGGATTTGGGCACAGCAAAACAAGTAA
- a CDS encoding pitrilysin family protein — MTQTVNPSLSHSPIHRTVLSNGIVVLVAENPAADIIAARIFVRAGSCAEDREQAGLAHLLSAVMTKGCDGLSSLQIAEKVESVGASLSTDTATDYFLLSLKTVTSDFREILALAGLILRSPTFPETQVELERRLALQDIRSQKEQPFTIAFDQLRQTMYQNHPYAMSVLGDETTMSRLTRDDLVNYHKTYFRPDRVVISIAGRITLEDAVNLVEEVFSDWQPPVDNQPILDLPEIQVQPQHQLHPLQTQQSIVMLGYLGPAVSSADYAALKLLSTYLGNGLSSRLFVELREKQGLAYEVSAFYPTRLFPASFVVYMGTAPENTTIALQGLRKEVDLLCTTEVSANALQAAKNKILGQYALGKQTNGQIAQIYGWYEILGLGIEFDREFQELIASVNAADSIAAACRYLQEPYLSLVGPEEAIYSAFR; from the coding sequence ATGACTCAAACTGTGAACCCATCCTTATCTCATTCCCCTATCCACCGTACTGTATTAAGCAATGGCATTGTCGTATTAGTAGCAGAAAATCCCGCTGCAGATATTATTGCAGCGCGGATTTTTGTCCGTGCTGGAAGTTGTGCTGAAGACCGCGAACAAGCAGGTCTGGCGCATTTACTCTCAGCAGTGATGACCAAAGGATGCGATGGACTTTCTAGCTTGCAGATTGCGGAAAAAGTCGAATCAGTTGGTGCGAGTTTAAGTACAGATACCGCCACTGATTATTTTTTGTTGTCCCTGAAGACTGTGACATCAGATTTTAGGGAAATATTAGCATTGGCAGGACTGATTTTGCGATCGCCTACCTTTCCTGAAACGCAAGTGGAACTCGAACGGCGTTTAGCACTACAAGATATCCGTTCTCAAAAAGAGCAGCCGTTTACCATTGCCTTTGATCAACTACGTCAAACAATGTACCAAAATCATCCCTATGCCATGTCGGTACTAGGCGATGAAACAACAATGAGCCGCCTAACTCGTGATGATTTAGTTAATTACCACAAGACTTATTTTCGTCCAGATCGGGTAGTAATTAGTATTGCTGGTAGAATCACACTAGAGGATGCTGTCAACCTGGTAGAAGAAGTTTTTAGTGATTGGCAACCTCCAGTAGACAATCAGCCAATATTAGATTTACCCGAAATTCAAGTACAGCCCCAGCATCAACTTCATCCCCTCCAGACACAGCAATCAATTGTCATGCTGGGTTACTTAGGGCCAGCAGTTAGTTCTGCTGACTATGCTGCTTTAAAGCTACTGTCTACCTATTTAGGAAATGGGCTTTCTAGCCGTTTATTCGTCGAATTACGTGAAAAGCAGGGTTTAGCTTACGAAGTCTCAGCATTTTATCCCACTAGGCTGTTTCCCGCTTCCTTTGTGGTTTACATGGGTACAGCGCCAGAAAATACCACCATTGCCCTGCAAGGTCTACGGAAGGAAGTAGATTTACTTTGTACTACGGAAGTATCTGCTAACGCCCTCCAAGCTGCTAAAAACAAAATATTGGGACAGTACGCCCTTGGTAAACAAACCAATGGGCAAATTGCTCAGATATATGGCTGGTATGAAATTTTAGGTTTAGGAATTGAATTCGACCGTGAATTTCAGGAGTTAATTGCATCTGTGAATGCTGCCGATAGCATAGCCGCAGCTTGTCGATATTTACAAGAACCTTACTTGTCTTTAGTTGGGCCAGAGGAAGCAATTTATAGTGCCTTTCGCTAG
- a CDS encoding pitrilysin family protein, producing the protein MFPASVFHLDNGLTFIHQEIPTTPVVVADVWVRAGATLEPEPWFGMAHFLEHMIFKGTATLPPGVFDHNIENKGGVSNAATSYDYAHYSLTTAAPYLQETLPHLSELLLNAAIPDNEFIRERDVVLEEIRSYHDDPDWLGFQTLLQSVYHQHPYGRSVLGTEKQLMLQSPEAMRCFHRAHYQPENMTVVIVGGINQHSALDLVNYSFGNFAERSDCPVVEKSREPIIEGIHRRELRLPRLEQARLMMAWLAPGVEQLRTAYGLDLLSVLLAEGRTSRLVRDLREELQLVQGICSNFSLQRESSLFTITAWLEPEHLEKVEFLIRAHLEDLQNQPISQHELDRTRRLLCNEYAFSTETPNQLTGLYGYYNTIAQAELAVTYPQQVLSFDAQELQQLAKQYLSPHNYAVTILKPC; encoded by the coding sequence GTGTTCCCAGCATCGGTTTTCCATCTAGACAATGGTTTAACGTTTATTCATCAAGAAATTCCGACTACCCCTGTAGTTGTGGCAGATGTGTGGGTGCGTGCCGGAGCGACCTTAGAACCAGAACCTTGGTTTGGGATGGCTCACTTTTTAGAACACATGATTTTTAAAGGTACAGCGACTCTACCGCCTGGGGTATTTGATCATAACATCGAAAATAAAGGTGGAGTGAGTAATGCGGCTACAAGTTACGACTATGCTCATTATTCCTTGACAACAGCCGCCCCTTACTTGCAAGAAACTCTGCCCCATTTGAGTGAATTGTTGCTGAATGCGGCAATTCCAGATAATGAATTTATCCGCGAACGGGATGTTGTGTTAGAAGAGATTCGCTCTTATCATGATGACCCAGATTGGTTAGGATTTCAGACGCTACTTCAGAGTGTTTACCACCAACACCCTTACGGACGTTCAGTGCTGGGTACAGAAAAACAACTGATGCTGCAATCACCAGAAGCAATGCGTTGTTTTCACCGCGCCCACTACCAACCAGAAAATATGACGGTGGTAATTGTGGGGGGAATTAATCAACATTCCGCTTTAGATTTAGTTAATTACTCTTTTGGTAATTTTGCTGAACGCTCTGATTGTCCTGTAGTAGAAAAAAGCCGAGAGCCAATCATTGAGGGTATTCACCGTAGAGAATTGCGTTTACCCAGGTTAGAACAGGCTCGTTTGATGATGGCGTGGCTGGCTCCAGGAGTTGAACAACTACGCACAGCCTATGGTTTAGATTTGCTATCAGTGTTACTCGCAGAAGGAAGAACTTCACGATTAGTCCGTGATTTGCGAGAAGAACTACAATTAGTACAAGGGATCTGTAGTAATTTTTCCCTGCAACGGGAATCCAGTTTATTTACAATTACTGCTTGGTTAGAACCAGAACATTTGGAGAAAGTTGAGTTTTTGATTCGCGCTCACTTGGAAGATTTGCAAAATCAGCCCATCAGCCAGCATGAGTTAGACCGCACACGCAGGCTGCTGTGTAATGAGTATGCGTTTTCCACAGAAACGCCTAATCAACTTACTGGCCTTTACGGATACTACAATACGATCGCCCAAGCTGAATTAGCAGTTACATATCCTCAACAAGTTTTGTCTTTTGATGCCCAAGAACTGCAACAATTAGCTAAACAATATCTTTCACCGCACAATTACGCTGTTACTATCCTTAAACCCTGTTAG
- a CDS encoding 5-(carboxyamino)imidazole ribonucleotide synthase, translating to MKRVGIIGGGQLAWMMGDAAKKLGVDLLVQTPSKNDPAVSIAQEAVFAPVDDAASTAVLAQKSDVITFENEFVNLDALSTLENQGLCFRPRLAALAPLLDKYHQRCYLQELGLPVPHFFALDEALNTDELENLQSKIEHLGFPVVVKSRRHGYDGQGTFIIKDWASLQEKLTNNPSLFLVEEFVPFERELAIIASRSVDGEVVTYPVVETQQEQQVCRRVIAPAEITPNQAAEIEAIAHTLLNSLQAVGVFGIELFLTRDGKVLVNEIAPRTHNSGHFSLDACETSQFEQHLRAVCGLALGNTAIKTPSAVMVNLLGYETSHSDYQSKRQKIAEISQSYIHWYGKTESRPGRKLGHVTVLLDSRNRDEAIAIAHTIESIWYPSEFF from the coding sequence ATGAAGCGTGTTGGTATAATCGGTGGCGGGCAACTGGCCTGGATGATGGGAGATGCAGCAAAAAAGTTAGGTGTAGATTTGCTGGTGCAAACTCCGAGTAAAAACGATCCCGCTGTAAGTATTGCTCAGGAAGCAGTTTTTGCCCCAGTTGATGACGCTGCTAGTACAGCAGTGTTAGCGCAAAAAAGCGATGTCATCACTTTTGAGAACGAATTTGTCAACCTGGATGCTTTATCTACCCTAGAAAACCAAGGCCTTTGTTTCCGTCCCCGATTAGCGGCTTTAGCGCCACTTTTAGACAAATATCATCAGCGCTGCTATTTACAAGAATTAGGTTTACCTGTTCCTCATTTTTTCGCCCTTGATGAGGCTTTGAACACTGATGAGCTAGAAAATCTCCAATCTAAAATCGAACATCTGGGATTTCCTGTAGTTGTCAAATCTCGTCGTCACGGGTATGACGGTCAGGGCACTTTTATAATTAAGGATTGGGCTAGTTTGCAGGAAAAGCTCACTAACAATCCATCACTATTTTTAGTAGAAGAATTTGTACCCTTTGAGCGAGAGTTAGCAATCATCGCATCTCGTTCTGTAGATGGCGAAGTTGTGACATACCCAGTTGTGGAAACCCAACAAGAACAACAGGTTTGTCGCCGAGTGATTGCGCCAGCCGAGATTACGCCCAATCAAGCAGCAGAAATAGAAGCGATCGCCCATACTTTATTAAATAGCCTACAAGCAGTAGGAGTTTTTGGAATTGAGTTATTTCTCACCCGAGATGGTAAAGTCTTAGTCAACGAAATTGCTCCTCGTACCCACAATTCTGGGCACTTTTCCCTAGATGCTTGTGAAACATCCCAATTTGAACAACACTTGAGAGCAGTTTGTGGTTTGGCTTTGGGGAATACCGCCATCAAAACCCCTAGCGCTGTAATGGTAAACCTGCTAGGTTACGAAACTTCTCACAGTGACTACCAAAGCAAACGCCAGAAAATCGCAGAAATTTCTCAATCTTACATTCATTGGTACGGCAAGACAGAATCCCGTCCTGGACGTAAGCTAGGACACGTCACCGTTTTACTGGATAGTCGAAACCGCGACGAGGCGATCGCGATCGCCCACACCATAGAGTCTATCTGGTATCCCAGTGAATTTTTCTAG
- a CDS encoding pentapeptide repeat-containing protein, whose product MFWRQGLAFILGIMVLFIAPPALADWTHPLSFSNAQLTRHDFSGESLQAAEFSNANLELTNFTGADLRGAVLSASVMTKANLHGADLTNAMVDQVNLTGSDLSDTVLKEALLLRAIFTDVNISNADFTDAVLDKAQIKELCAKASGINSKTGVQTRDSLGC is encoded by the coding sequence ATGTTTTGGCGGCAAGGGTTGGCATTTATTTTGGGGATAATGGTATTATTCATTGCTCCCCCTGCACTGGCAGACTGGACTCATCCACTGTCATTTAGCAATGCACAGCTAACAAGGCATGATTTTTCTGGAGAGAGTTTGCAAGCAGCAGAGTTTTCTAATGCCAATTTAGAATTGACTAACTTTACGGGTGCTGATTTACGCGGAGCAGTTTTGAGTGCTTCGGTGATGACAAAAGCAAACCTGCACGGGGCTGATTTAACAAATGCAATGGTGGATCAGGTAAACTTAACTGGATCTGATTTAAGCGATACAGTTCTCAAAGAAGCCCTATTATTACGTGCAATTTTTACTGATGTGAACATTAGTAATGCAGATTTCACGGATGCAGTTTTGGATAAGGCCCAAATCAAAGAACTTTGCGCCAAAGCCAGTGGTATTAATTCTAAAACAGGTGTGCAAACCCGAGATTCTCTAGGATGTTAA
- a CDS encoding Fur family transcriptional regulator, with amino-acid sequence MQQQADEIIKILKSKGLRVTPQRFAVYANLLERRDHPTVEQILTDLNKDVPISSQATVYAALQALREVGLVREVLLEEGVSRYDANVAQHHHFRCTNCRTIEDIEWDTFGNIDLSHLRPGLKAEKLEVIVQGVCDRCQ; translated from the coding sequence ATGCAGCAACAAGCTGACGAGATTATCAAGATACTGAAGAGTAAAGGATTGCGAGTCACGCCTCAGAGGTTCGCAGTCTATGCAAACCTGCTGGAAAGACGAGACCACCCCACTGTTGAGCAAATTTTGACGGATTTAAATAAAGACGTACCCATCTCATCACAAGCGACGGTGTATGCAGCGCTGCAAGCATTGCGTGAGGTAGGTTTAGTGCGAGAAGTGCTTTTAGAAGAGGGTGTTTCTCGCTACGATGCCAATGTTGCCCAGCATCATCATTTTCGCTGCACCAACTGTCGCACTATAGAAGATATCGAATGGGATACCTTCGGCAACATTGATTTGAGCCACCTCCGCCCAGGGTTAAAAGCCGAAAAGTTAGAGGTGATAGTTCAGGGAGTTTGCGATCGCTGTCAATGA
- a CDS encoding peroxiredoxin: MTAISRVPDVVFKTRVRDESVPGPNPYRWQDRTTEEIFGGKKVVLFALPGAFTPTCSSTHLPRYEELYDQFTALGVDQIICLSVNDAFVMFQWGKQQGAKNVFLLPDGSGEFTRKMGMLVDKSNIGFGMRSWRYAMVVNNGQIEKMFIEPGFEDNCVTDPFEVSDADTVLAYLKGVERIKEVAPRLAFVG, translated from the coding sequence ATGACTGCTATCTCTCGCGTTCCTGATGTTGTATTCAAAACTCGTGTTCGGGATGAGTCCGTACCTGGCCCTAATCCTTACCGTTGGCAAGACCGGACAACTGAAGAAATTTTTGGCGGGAAAAAAGTAGTCTTATTTGCTTTACCTGGGGCGTTCACACCTACTTGTTCTTCTACCCACCTACCCCGTTATGAAGAACTCTACGATCAATTCACAGCTTTAGGTGTCGATCAAATTATTTGTCTTTCTGTAAATGATGCGTTTGTCATGTTCCAATGGGGTAAACAACAAGGAGCAAAAAACGTGTTCTTGTTACCCGATGGTAGTGGTGAATTTACTCGCAAGATGGGAATGTTAGTAGATAAATCTAACATCGGCTTTGGGATGCGGTCTTGGCGGTATGCAATGGTTGTCAACAATGGACAAATTGAGAAGATGTTCATTGAGCCAGGTTTTGAAGACAACTGCGTCACCGATCCTTTTGAAGTATCTGATGCAGATACGGTTTTGGCTTACCTCAAAGGTGTAGAAAGAATTAAAGAAGTTGCACCTCGGTTGGCATTTGTAGGCTAG
- the gorA gene encoding glutathione-disulfide reductase has product MTYDFDLFVIGAGSGGIATARRAAEYGARVGIAEFDRLGGTCVTRGCVPKKLMVYAARFPSIFEESQGYGWSPVQSSLNWEDMINRVNNEVTRLNGIYQRMLDNSKVQVYQGRAKFVDNHTVEIGDTKVTADKILIAVGGTPIRPDIPGIEHALISDDLFTMNPQPQRVVLLGGGYIGSEFACILNGLGAEVIQVIRHDKILRGFDEDLRTEIQEGMIRHGIKIINNAEILEIAKTDSGVNVKLKTDKEENILADAISLAALGRKPNTDNIGLENTGVKVDEAGMILVDSYSRTAEENIYAVGDCTNKLQLTPVAINEGRAFADTVFGGKSRVMSYENIPTAVFTNPEAATVGLTEAEAVEKYGSDRIQVYRSRFRPMYYTLAGKEEKTLMKLIVEKESDRVLGAHMVGDYAAEIIQGVAIAVKMGAKKADFDATVGIHPSSAEEFVTMR; this is encoded by the coding sequence ATGACTTACGATTTTGATTTATTTGTAATTGGTGCGGGTTCAGGTGGGATTGCTACTGCGCGGCGTGCGGCGGAATATGGCGCAAGAGTAGGTATTGCAGAATTTGACAGACTTGGTGGTACTTGTGTGACTCGCGGTTGCGTACCGAAAAAATTAATGGTTTATGCGGCTCGCTTCCCGAGTATTTTTGAAGAATCACAAGGGTATGGTTGGAGTCCTGTGCAAAGTTCTCTGAATTGGGAAGATATGATTAATCGTGTGAATAATGAAGTCACACGACTGAATGGTATCTACCAAAGAATGTTAGATAATTCCAAAGTGCAGGTATATCAGGGTAGGGCAAAATTTGTTGATAATCATACTGTGGAAATTGGTGATACTAAAGTTACTGCCGATAAAATCTTAATTGCTGTTGGAGGTACGCCAATTCGTCCTGATATTCCTGGGATTGAACACGCATTAATTTCTGATGATTTATTTACGATGAATCCCCAACCTCAACGAGTAGTTTTGCTGGGAGGTGGGTATATAGGCTCTGAATTTGCTTGTATATTGAATGGTTTGGGTGCAGAAGTTATTCAGGTGATTCGCCATGATAAAATTTTGCGTGGCTTCGATGAAGATTTACGGACAGAAATTCAAGAGGGAATGATTCGCCACGGCATTAAGATTATCAATAATGCTGAGATTTTGGAAATTGCAAAAACTGATAGTGGTGTTAATGTCAAACTGAAAACCGATAAAGAAGAAAATATTTTAGCAGACGCAATTAGTTTGGCAGCTTTGGGACGGAAACCTAATACCGATAATATTGGTTTAGAAAATACTGGTGTCAAAGTCGATGAAGCGGGAATGATTTTAGTTGATAGCTACAGCCGCACAGCGGAAGAGAATATTTATGCTGTCGGTGATTGTACTAATAAATTGCAACTTACTCCTGTAGCAATTAATGAAGGACGAGCCTTTGCTGATACCGTCTTTGGTGGAAAATCTCGGGTGATGAGTTATGAAAATATTCCCACAGCAGTTTTTACGAATCCTGAAGCGGCGACAGTAGGGTTAACGGAAGCAGAGGCAGTGGAAAAATATGGTAGCGATCGCATTCAAGTTTATCGCAGTCGTTTCCGTCCTATGTACTACACCCTAGCAGGCAAAGAAGAAAAAACCTTGATGAAGTTGATTGTCGAGAAAGAAAGCGATCGCGTTTTAGGCGCACACATGGTAGGTGATTATGCTGCGGAGATTATCCAAGGAGTTGCGATCGCTGTGAAAATGGGTGCGAAAAAAGCTGATTTCGATGCGACAGTGGGAATTCACCCCAGTTCTGCGGAAGAATTTGTCACTATGAGATGA